Proteins encoded within one genomic window of Micromonospora halotolerans:
- a CDS encoding PP2C family protein-serine/threonine phosphatase has protein sequence MTLILRSAILNDVGLVRTNNEDSALAGDRLVAVADGMGGLPAGEVASEIVIRILDELTPPTAPDEAADALRAVVSTANQRIRAAITVDPTRDGMGTTLTAALLAGDSLVLAQVGDSRCYLLRDTELTQLTRDDTFVQALVDQGALSPDQARHHPQRSLVTRAVQGSDAPPAVGVLTVFAGDRLLLCSDGLSDYVEDAAITSALVTYGDRQQCGEQLVKLAHQAGAPDNVTVVVSDVTEA, from the coding sequence ATGACGCTGATCCTCCGCTCGGCCATCCTGAACGACGTCGGCCTCGTCCGGACCAACAACGAGGACTCCGCCCTCGCCGGTGACCGCCTCGTGGCGGTGGCCGACGGCATGGGCGGCCTCCCGGCCGGCGAGGTGGCCAGCGAGATCGTCATCCGCATCCTGGACGAGCTGACCCCGCCGACCGCTCCCGACGAGGCGGCCGACGCCCTGCGCGCCGTGGTGAGCACGGCCAACCAGCGGATCCGCGCGGCCATCACGGTCGACCCGACGCGCGACGGCATGGGTACGACGCTGACCGCCGCCCTGCTCGCCGGCGACTCCCTGGTGCTCGCCCAGGTCGGCGACTCCCGCTGCTACCTGCTGCGGGACACCGAGCTGACCCAGCTCACCCGGGACGACACGTTCGTGCAGGCCCTGGTCGACCAGGGTGCGCTCTCCCCCGACCAGGCCCGCCACCACCCGCAACGCTCGCTCGTCACTCGGGCGGTGCAGGGCTCGGACGCGCCACCGGCCGTCGGGGTGCTCACCGTGTTCGCCGGCGACCGGCTGCTGCTGTGCAGCGACGGCCTCTCCGACTACGTGGAGGACGCCGCCATCACCTCGGCGCTGGTCACCTACGGTGACCGGCAGCAGTGCGGCGAGCAGCTCGTGAAGCTCGCCCACCAGGCCGGCGCGCCGGACAACGTCACCGTGGTCGTCTCCGACGTCACCGAGGCCTGA
- a CDS encoding GNAT family N-acetyltransferase, with amino-acid sequence MRIRRLAAEERLTTSFPLQAYAFETSPMAASRTEEFRQYLPYNAGNRTLIVEEDGVTTAAVSAVPMRQNLRGAVLPMAGVAGVATHPLARRRGHVRTLLHQLLDEMRDEGHPLTALYPFRASFYERFGYVGLPRRRTAVFSPADLAPLLRAELPGEVVWERVGAGYERWRAYTERCLRERHGFACFPDFRAVGLRDRDDRWLLTAVRDGETVGAVTYRIDDHGGALIADDLLAGDPYARASLLQFFARHVDQVERISVDLPADELPELWLTDLAVHVEARVSRPGSPAPMARLLSLDALADQPVGTGRVTVELVGDRWLTGTHLLDGTTGTLEVLPADAAAAGTVPAARLTAAGLSALAYGVLDPAEVTVRGLGEVPVDAAAELRRIFPRELPYLFADF; translated from the coding sequence ATGCGTATTCGCCGCTTGGCCGCCGAGGAACGCCTGACCACCAGCTTCCCGCTCCAGGCGTACGCCTTCGAGACATCGCCGATGGCCGCGTCGCGGACCGAGGAGTTCCGCCAGTACCTGCCGTACAACGCGGGCAACCGGACGCTGATCGTCGAGGAGGACGGGGTCACCACGGCCGCCGTCTCGGCGGTCCCCATGCGGCAGAACCTGCGCGGGGCCGTGCTGCCGATGGCCGGCGTCGCCGGGGTGGCCACCCACCCGCTGGCCCGCCGGCGCGGGCACGTGCGCACGCTGCTGCACCAGCTCCTCGACGAGATGCGCGACGAGGGGCACCCGCTGACCGCGCTCTACCCGTTCCGCGCCTCCTTCTACGAGCGCTTCGGCTACGTCGGGCTGCCCCGACGGCGTACCGCGGTCTTCTCCCCCGCGGACCTGGCCCCGCTGCTCCGCGCCGAGCTGCCCGGCGAGGTGGTGTGGGAACGGGTCGGCGCCGGCTACGAGCGGTGGCGGGCGTACACCGAACGCTGCCTGCGCGAGCGGCACGGGTTCGCGTGCTTCCCGGACTTCCGGGCCGTCGGGCTGCGCGACCGGGACGACCGCTGGCTGCTCACCGCCGTCCGGGACGGCGAGACGGTCGGCGCGGTCACCTACCGGATCGACGACCACGGCGGCGCGCTGATCGCCGACGACCTGCTGGCCGGCGACCCGTACGCCCGGGCGTCGCTGCTCCAGTTCTTCGCCCGCCACGTCGACCAGGTCGAGCGGATCAGCGTCGACCTCCCCGCCGACGAGCTGCCCGAGCTGTGGCTCACCGACCTCGCCGTGCACGTCGAGGCGCGGGTGTCCCGGCCCGGCTCGCCCGCCCCGATGGCCCGGCTGCTGAGCCTGGACGCGCTCGCCGACCAGCCGGTCGGGACCGGCCGGGTCACCGTCGAACTGGTCGGCGACCGCTGGCTGACCGGCACCCACCTGCTCGACGGCACCACCGGCACCCTGGAGGTGCTGCCGGCGGACGCCGCCGCGGCGGGCACCGTGCCGGCCGCGCGGCTCACCGCCGCCGGGCTCTCCGCCCTGGCGTACGGGGTGCTCGACCCGGCCGAGGTGACCGTGCGCGGGCTCGGCGAGGTGCCCGTCGACGCGGCCGCCGAGCTGCGCCGGATCTTCCCGCGGGAGCTGCCGTACCTGTTCGCCGACTTCTGA
- a CDS encoding ZIP family metal transporter — MPGWGEAGFWGLLAGSALLIGAVAGFSAQVPRRITASVMAFGAGVLLSAVSFELLAGAHEQAGLLPVALGTAAGALAYTVANILLARRGARHRKRSGTEQPSEQELPGSGTAIAVGALLDGVPESVVIGASLLGGGKVSLVTVVAVFLSNVPEGLSSAAGMRQAGRSRRWILLLWAAIALASGVSALAGYALLGGSPPAVLATITALAAGAILAMITDTMVPEAFENAHLLVGLITVLGFLVAFALSHA; from the coding sequence GTGCCGGGTTGGGGGGAAGCGGGATTCTGGGGTCTGCTGGCCGGGTCCGCGTTGCTGATCGGGGCGGTCGCCGGGTTCTCCGCGCAGGTGCCGCGCCGGATCACCGCCTCGGTCATGGCGTTCGGCGCGGGCGTGCTGCTGTCCGCGGTCTCGTTCGAGCTGCTCGCCGGGGCGCACGAGCAGGCCGGCCTGCTGCCGGTGGCGCTCGGGACAGCGGCGGGGGCCCTCGCGTACACCGTGGCGAACATCCTGCTGGCTCGCCGCGGGGCGCGGCACCGCAAGCGCTCCGGCACCGAGCAGCCCTCCGAGCAGGAGCTGCCCGGCTCGGGCACGGCCATCGCGGTCGGCGCGCTGCTCGACGGCGTACCGGAGTCGGTGGTAATCGGCGCGAGCCTGTTGGGCGGCGGCAAGGTCAGCCTGGTCACCGTGGTCGCGGTCTTCCTCAGCAACGTGCCGGAGGGGCTGTCCAGCGCGGCGGGCATGCGCCAGGCCGGCCGCAGCCGGCGCTGGATCCTCCTGCTGTGGGCGGCCATCGCCCTGGCCTCGGGCGTGTCCGCGCTGGCCGGATACGCGCTGCTCGGCGGGTCCCCGCCCGCGGTGCTGGCCACCATCACGGCGCTCGCGGCCGGCGCGATCCTCGCGATGATCACCGACACCATGGTCCCGGAGGCGTTCGAGAACGCCCACCTGCTGGTCGGCCTGATCACCGTGCTGGGCTTCCTGGTCGCGTTCGCGCTGTCCCACGCCTGA